The nucleotide window CACAGGCAGAACAGGTGTACCCTTCTGTCATGTCAGAGATGTTAGAGAGATCAGACATGTCAGAAGCTGCATAGCTGCCGCCACAGTGCATCCTCCCCTAGCCCACAGTGCGTaaacattcatgtttttttgctGTTATAACATCTATTACGTCGTAAACGGATACTATGGCTGCATCGATACAGGCTGCCATACCATATGTAGCATGTGGTTTAAATATCGAGCTCACCGGAACATTCTGTGAAAGAAACTTAATGAACAGAGAGTAATAACAGCTGCATGCCTGTCACTGTATAACCCGCCTCCTAGAACCACGGCagcctgtgattggtccgtcTTTTGGCCTGACGGTCTGTGAGCAGCTGGGGAGGACGAATCCCCGACACTCTACAGGGAAAAGTCATTCTGTGCAATTGGCTTGGTCTTGCTTGGCTAAATGTTAACCATGTGGGTGGGCGAGAACTGAAACGtcacacatgtatatatgcaCTACATAGGCGTAGGTGCGGCTTCTTGTGTAACCAGAGCAACATAATCAGGACATATGGAGGATTCTAAAGGTCCTTTGTTCTGTTAATACATTGACTCCTCTTTCTGCTGACTCATGACAAGTCATGAGCGAGGCGAGACGGAGGAGATGACATGGCTGGTccctttgtatgtgtgtgtgtgttgggacatCTAACAGATGGATCAAAGCCCCTATGTGTTAAGATAACACATTGCattcctagagagagagaaagagtctgagagagagagagatcgttcTAATGTCATTCAAATCTGATGTTCATATTATCAGTGACCATTGGTTTTCATTCCATACCCTTGGAATGATTTATCACATGCAAAACGTTAATGTTTATCAACGTGTGCTTCACATGCGTTATGAGGCAGTTAAAATATTGTTAGTGAACTCTCTAACCTCTAGCCCGTTTCcagccccctcagcccccctcacCCCGTCTGCTTATAGGGAGTATGGTTGCTATGGGGATTTGCTTTTTATATAAGTAGGATGATGTAATCCCAGCAGTTTTTTAACATATGGAGTGTATAGAAGCAGTGTATGGCTAGGTGTGGAAGACCACATATTTTAATattgcatgcacaaacatacacataaacgcacacatgcacctacacacaaacacatgcacacgcacacacccttgTGCAGAGTGTTTGTCAAGGGAACCAACGCAACAAGAATGAGAAATTAGACATAGATTAGAGTAAAATAACAAAGCTATGTGAGAAGAATGAAACAAAGATAGCCCATAGGTGATTAGATGGAAGGTAAACTGAGGTGTGGCTTAAGTACATATTTTCCAGATTGTTATGTGTTCAGTTCTATAGCCGAGGACCTAAAACACTAAACACTGCGTTTGTAGTTCTCAGGCCGTAGGTCTTAGGTGGTAGAACTCTATCGTGGGACTCAGGTCATTGGCCTCAGGTTGTAGATCTCAGGTTGTAGTTCTTAGGTCTCAGGCTTTAGGTCTTAGGTCTCAGGTTGTAGATAGATGTCGTAGGTCTCAGATCTCAGGTTGTCGGTCTGAGGTTGTTGATCTCAGGTCGTAGATCTCAGGTATTAGGTCTCAGATCTCAGGTTGTAGATCTCAGGTTGTAGGTCTTAGGTCTCAGGTCAAAGGTGTAATTTCTCAGGTTGTAGGTCTCAAGCTCTAGGTGTCAGGTCAAAGGTGACCGGACGTAGGTCTGCGGACATAGTTGGGACCAGTATTCAGGGACTAATCCATGGAGTGATATAAAACCTAATGAATAGATCTTATGTTCTAAAAGGGACAGGTAACCAGTGATGGAACTAAGGAACAGGTGAGAGTTGGACTCTCCTTCTGATCCAGTAGACAAGCTGCATGAATGAAGGAATAAATGGAATGacgaatgaatggatggatgatgaaTGGAAGAAGGAGGTTTGTCTATCTCTGAGAGCTAGCTTTCTGACCGACTGCCGCTCACAAGCAGGTCAGTGGTGAGAGTGATCATATTGGCATAGAAGTTACTGATACACAGAATACGGTTCTCCAATACTTAAACTCTCTGAAAAGTAGGCAAGCACATGATATGTGGCTGGCAGGTTTTAACCACTTGGTATCTTACTTATTTTACTATAGTAAATGGTTTATGCCCTAACTACTACTAATAAATAGCTCTACAAATAGATACAATAATTGCTAAAATACTAGTATTCATAAAATGTTATCAACTGGTTACTGGCTATTTGCGATGATTCATTTGTTATGATTAATACTGATGGTAACTACCGAACTGTGTTGAGAACAAAAGCTTTAGCTGTCTGAAGCCTTGTGTCAATATTTCCCGAGCCAATTGGTTTAGCTAAGCTGACCGCCGTTTATGTTTCCTCTGTGCAGACATCTGGGCAGCCTACGGTGCCTATAGGGGAAACTGTTCCTGACTGATgcaaagcagaggaggaggtttGATGAGTTGATGAATACAACATATAGTCTTATTAGAAAGGTCTGGGTGTCACACTATTGGGACCAATCATATTAATTATTTGTGGatttaatattaaaaatattaaaaataaaataaataggtgCAGATGGTTTAGTTGAATATGGGCGGATGGAAATTCCCCATCAGGAACAAGAGTAATTATTGCAAGAACCAGACAAGGGATTGGGTTGCTGACAATAAACACTCAAATAAACTCAAATAGGCTCAAATAAACTCGGTaaaatggagaaagagagagcaagatagagGGAGCATGAGAGAGTTAGGCCCAaccccatttctaccccttaccccttccccttacccctcccccttgtttttaggcccaatcccatttctaccccttaccccttcccctaaccccttccccttaccctttCAAAACAAGAGGGAGGGGTAAAGGgatggggtaaggggtagaaatgggattgggccttataaTCCTTGTCTACATGTTAACATAAATGTGATGTAAGGGATGGTGATGTCAGGTGGGTCTGACATACCTCTTCCCGCTGAAAAATATGACACTTTATGAGGTTAAGAAGCCAGTGAGTGCAGTATTCATATTTAATATCATCACAATCATGTCAGATAGAAAAACATgaaaccaacaaacacaaacacacacatgcgacaTTGCTTCCTcacaggaagcaggaagcagGGTCAAGTATTCCATTCTTCAGTGGAAAGGTTTACTGAccctgaaacacaaacagacactgacacatgcactcatacacacacacacacacacacacacacacgcacgcgcacgcgcacgcacacgcacacgcaaacgcaaacgcacacacacacgcacacgcacacgcacacgcacacgcacacacacacacacacacacacacacacacacacacaaacattagtAGGACAGCAGGTGAACTGTTACCTGGATATGACTGGTCATGTGACTAACAGGTGACATAATCGGCCTGAGACGCGATAAAAAGAAGACTGGAAACTTGTGTACAATTCcaattattttacttttattattattatattaccaTCGTAATTTGTACTTTTTGTAGTATTACTAGTCTTCAGAATGTTTTAGATTTGTTTGAAATTTGGATGAGGATCCAGTTCCTCATCCACACTCTGAGCAGAGGTCTGTCtaactgtctgtttgtctgtgtgtgtgtgtgtgtgcgtgtgcaagtgtgcgggcgtctgtgtgtgtggtatgtagAGCACCAACCCAGTGTCACTCTTACAGTTACCCACTTTGCAACCGTACCCGctggataataataaaaaaatattttcacatGATAATCATTGCCAACATTATGTAGTTTTCCGGTTCGTAACACCTGAGCTACTTATCTTGTATGACATGTGATAGGGACTGTTGTGTAAGACATGGGTGCAggtcctgagggggggggggggggggtgctcagaATCTGAGTGCTCAGTGATCTGCACCATTGCATATTGCAAGATTGGCGTGCTTTACGCCTATTTTCATATAATAaatgttgctgctgttgttgatgaGTGGCAatgtaaaatagaaaaatatgtaTAGTGATGGCCTTAAAGGGAttcattaatatatattttaaactaCTATttatggatgtgtgtctgttaacGCAGGTCATTTGATAAACGTTGATGATATGATTAATGTCCTCTCCAGATAATAATATGTTTACTGGACAGGACataatatgtttttttatgatCCCGAGGTTGTAATGAGATCTGCGCCCTAGGTGTAAGAGCAGACATTCTGGCAGCTCTTCCAAATGGAATAATAAGGAACAAGGAACAAGTCAGCCAGCTCAGTGGTTGGGTTAAGCTCATCTGTTTTCTTATCATACATCcgacaacccagtctcacgccAAAATGTAGTATACACTGGTCCAGCAGAAACGTAGAAGTTTCACAGAAACTGctctaaaatatttttttttatgcctATTTTTTTGGCCTGCGTCCATGTCACGCAGCAACAAACAAGATGtctgacatttattttattctcagtggaaaatgcAATGATTTCATAATGATTCGGCAATTAGAAAGGGTTTGATAACGGTTTTATTTAATTagattgattattattttgataattAATTATTCTATTGAAATCGAACACGGAAAATGTACGTTAAAACTCGGCTTGGGCAGCTAGGGGCCGACTTGGAAAAAAACAACGACCTGCCACATCACAGGACCCTCTGCCACACCACAGGCCTAGCTCcagggctgcagctggatgctATTTGTTCAATGACTCCATTATAATTAAATCctcagaataaaaaatatattttgagtgTGGGCggctcctttttctttttcacagtTTTAACTTGAATTAAACTGAAACTTGAATTTCCCTTTTAAAAGGGTATTCAGTTAAATTGGGGTATGTGTAACATATCTTCATCCCTCACTGATGCCTCAAAATGTTGCCAGACTTGTTAAGTGAGACATTTTAGGAAGCATACTTACCATGGCCCTGCATAGGTACGCACAAAAAATACTTGTTCAAGGTTTGGTCATTTAAGAGAAGACAAGAGACTACGGTTGATTGTTAGTGTCGGATTCAGGAAGCTTTTGTATTTTAGCTAAAACAGGAGTCTTCCATTTCTGTGGTCCAAAGTTGATGTGCATATTTTTGGTTGCATTTCCTTCTGTGTCAGGGAAATCAATTCTAAGCAAGAAGGGGTAATTCTCATTTGATCAAGAGTCATGCAACCTTACAGTGGCGTCTACTCTCATCAAAAAATGTATTCTCAATCAGTTGCCCACATGTAGGAGTTTGGTGGTAACAGCTACTGTGCAGAAGTGGCAGGTGTATGTAGAAGTGATATTTTTTTGATGTTTTCTCCACAAATAAGTTCGTGGactttgtttattaaaaagacGATTCACAATAATAAACTGTCCTGGTTATTCAGGGGAAAGTAAATTGCATGCTACATACATCCTTCagttgggaatcaaacccatgtCTCGCAGGAGGAAGGTAGAAATTATATTCTACCAGTCACTATACGATGATGGCTAACCTTTGGCATGCCATTTAATGATCATTTAGTCATGAACATTTATTCAGAACTGGCTTTTGACGATGCATTCACATAAATCATGAAACACTGCTCTTAGCTGCATGAAAATACATGCCACTTTGaacaatacaattatctgtAGCTGTATTGATGTCGGCGATTTTGTAATTTTGCAGTATCGCCCACTCCTAATCATACGCACATATGGTTTATTATGTCTGTTTTATATCAGTTTAATTAATAAGTTGATGGTAGATTTCAATCACAGACCTCACTACTCTACATCTGATATAACGGCATGTTTAAGATGTAAATTCATCATGTTGTAATGTACTGAGAATCCACAGAAATAGGATAAGTGTAGGTTCAGTCAATGGGGAACTGGAGTCGGTGACACAGCGGAACAGCCTGCATTACTAGGCCTGCTGCAGGGTGTTGTGATTGGTAAGTGCATGTAGGAGAAATCCACACATTTTGGAACTATAACATGATCCGTGAGTCTGAACCAAATGGAAGTTCTTTCCAAACCAGCCCAGGTTTTCTTTTTACTTGTTTACAAATGATCAAGTCTTTAATCTTTCAACCTTCGGCTTTCTCACTCTTATTTTGTTAAAGTGTAATGTCAATCCACAACATTAACTATTTTGACACATATCTTTTAACTCTAAAGACTCAAACGAAAGAAAAGGATGGTGTTAAATGCTGTGCATTCAGATGATGATGGTGTCTATGTTTGGAGGTGATACGAGCTAGTTTAAACCTCCTTGAACCTTCACCGGAAACACCACAATACACCTGGAAAATTCTGCCAACCCAACAACCATGCACTACACCCAGCTCCTTTCTCTGTGATCTCAAAGAACTAATCGTGCTTGATCTGAGTAATTATGACCAACCCTAAGCTATGTGCATACACAAATCAATGCACATCAAACAGTCAACATTTAGCCTACTGACCTTTTCTGAAATAATATGCCTTTCTTCAGCCAAAATAGAACCATATTTACAttggtatataataatatttcaaATAACTACACCGTCAGCTTCTATAAGCTTAGTTAAATATTCAACACACTATTAGCTTGTAATTACGTTTTTCTATAGGCTATCAACTCATCGTGACTCAGCTTCAAGTCATTGCACAATAAACTGGCATAGGTTTCTGTTGTAGGCTACTGGTCGTTGGTTAGACTATTGATCATTCTCAAGGTTATTTTCCTTAACGAAACGTAACGAAATAAAGAACATTTGTTGATCAAATAGATGTTAGTTAActgcaataaaaataaactaactaAAAAGGTTATGGTAAGgttaattttatttttagtaGGCCTAGCTGCACAAAGAATTTGCTGACCTTTTTTAATCTCGCCACTGAAAAGTACCCTATTTTACCAAAAAATACCTCAACtaagcattttttttaaaaaagaaacttAATTTGCAAACCCGCTTTTAAAACGAATGATAACAAAACTGAAATGGAAAAGGAAAAGTAAAAACTAATACCAATTGGTACCAGTACCAATATAAAATGTGAACAAATataaaatgcaaaaatgtaaTAACTTTGATCTTCCCTCAGTCAGCAAGGAAACACGTTTAGATTCCACTAGGAGGTTCTTAACACAACTCAATGATAATTTATAACTTATTCGTTTGGATTCGCTGAATAACCTCATGGATTTACTGGCTTGCCACTATTAGATTTTAACACTCTAGGCAGTCCATCAATCACCACAGTCATCACTAAAAGTCAGGACAAGCTCAAGGACAATGTAAGAGCCATACGTTCTAAAATCCTAACAGAAAAAGCTCAAATAATTACAGTTTGTATTATGTTTAATATTctttaacaaaatatatattgttccATTCCagaaatgtacatttatatataattgAGAAAGACATTGAAAATATTACAATTCACCAAATCATCCTGTTTGTAACTTTCTGAACATCGCGTATCTCtcgatataataatataatatattaataactaataatatTAGGCTACTTTACTATTAAGACTACATGGTTGGTCCTACCACCACTTGGCTAAATACAGACCAGCACCTGCTGAGATGGAttagagtgagagggggggggggtcatttagttgcgagagagacagagagatttgAGAGGGATTAGAATTAACAAAAGATTGTGGTTTAGGTGGGGAAGGTTATACGTGCaggttatgtctgtgtgtgtgtttaatggtcATATTGATATAATTGTAtgaatgtgtatttctgttTCAGTGTCCAATGCTGCAGCGTCGTTGTACCGACACCTATTGGCACAGTGAGGTACTACAGCTGAGGCGGACAAGACAGTCATCCAGTCAGACGTATCAATAACTCAATAATCAAACAGCCGTTTCATTAAATCAGTTCTTTATAGGCATCAGGGGGAAATTCACTGAATCAAAACATTACAATACCCTTCATACAATATTATTGCATCATTATCATTACATTAACTAATGAAGGTTACAGTGACCAGTGGTCGTAACTACCTCTTCATCGCTGACTGGCATAGAAAGCACTTTTATTATGGAATTCACGTATATCTTTATAACTGTACGCTTgctactgtatgtgtgttgggcTTATGAAGCCGCAATAAAGTCAACTCAAAACAACGTGTTGTCGTGGCGATCAGTGTCGAGTCTTGTCCACAACCAGCTACTGGAAGACCCATGGGCGGATCGGGGCCATCTGCGTTAGGTGCTGCGGACCTCAGCTGGCGGCACGCAGCAGGAAGTAGAGCAGGGGGACGGTGATCGCCGCGGCAACCACGCTCACGGCAGAGTTCATCACACTGCCCCTCTGAAcggcctcctccagctgctcccGCGCCTCCTCCAGTCTCCTTAGCACCTCCACGTCTGCTGCGGCGGCTCCTTCCCAGCGGGAGGACTCAACAatcttcctcctgctcttcctcctctcctcctccacctccaccacagtCCTGAATGTAGCCATGCCCCCTTCTAATTGAGCCACGCCGCCTTCCAGCCGGGACAGACCTTCTTCCACGCGCGTCACACCCCTTTCTAGtagagacacgcccccttccAGACCAACCACACCCTTTTCTAACTTGGCCACACCCCCTTCCAGTTGAGCCAGGTGAGGTTGCAGGGTGACCAATGGGCTCACTGGCGGCAAAGTCCTGGGTGCTTGGCTGGGTGTAATCTGGGCGTGTCCAACAGCGCCCCTCAGTGTGTCTATGAGACCCTGGAGCTCCCCCTGCTGGGCGCGATGGTCCACTGCCTGCACCCTCAGAACCTCCTGAAGACTCTCTGGTCCCTTCTGCGCCTCCTGGAGTAGGCACTTcaactcctacacacacacacacacacacacacacacacacacacacacacacacacacacacacacacacacacacacacacacacacacacacacacacacacacacacacacacacacacacacacacacattactgtGATCAGGTGAGAGCTTCACCCCATTGGACCACAGGCCAGCATATGTGCTGCCGTGGTAAGGGAAGGACTTATGGTTGAGTAATAACAGAGAGTTGATGATTAACAGCTCTTAGAGGAAGGATAAAACTGTAACCATTCTGGCTCGGCCAGAaataatctctctccctcttacacaGGGTAACTATTGAACAGAAATTTGGGTAAAACGACGCATGGGGAGGGatgggaagaaagagagaaccgGTATCTTCTCTAAGGAGGGATGGTGATTGGTGGAGGCGtcgggacgccgccgccgccgccgcgcccacACTGACCTGCAGACGGACGCGGTTGATGTAGGTCGACCCCACGACCCCGATGACGGTGCCCAGCAGGGAGCCCATGAGGGACCAGTTCTTGGTGCGCTCCGCTCTGGTGCGCTCCTTCTCGTGGCTGCTGCGCACGGCGGCGGAGAACAGGGAGAAGCGCTGCCGCTCGGATACCTCGGCCCCCTCGTAGGACGAGCGCTCCCGACGCTCCTCCTGGTTACCAAGACGACACGCCAGAGGAGCCATGGTTACGCTCTCTTGCTCAATCAAAAACCATCTCTCTATATCCATCTTTTCTATTTATATACTATAAATACAAATGTAACAGTATGTATGACCCTTAGGGGACCCATTACACGCCaatgtttcccccagtaaatgtcctcgtcaaggtggtcaaggagcggggggggggctccccgtttcaattcaattcaaaaagcttgatggcacgaccattgttgtgaacagtatCGCCGATGCATTATATTGATCCTTATTTTTTACACCtggtggaagtatgttttctttccctacaagagttttctactttgttaatgcataataataaaaaccaaaaaaattcaatttttttttaaatttcttatatacattggtagtcaaggcagGACCCTATTGTtcttaaggcggccgccttaacaacacagtgctgggggaaacactgcactcctaaccatccctggaaggTGGGTCCTCCAATCTGCGTTCCTCCCCCTGTTTCTTCCTTGATAATTAAGGAAGTACTTATCTTGCCCTTAGGGGTCGGGGTTGCAtggtgtcataaatatatagCCTGCAATGCCATGTCTATATCTATATTTCTATAGCCATACATCTACTCCATCTATCGctctatactgtatataataataataataataataataataataataataataataataataataataataacaataaattaaatttatatatacacatctatatttCTATATCTATACTGGAAGAACAATAATCTATTGTTCATAAAATTCAATAtatgaggttagggttaggcaatTTATAGGTCATGCAAAGGTTAGGATGAGATCCTCTGTAGGTCATAAGTTAGACGTTAGAGGTAGAAGAGGAGGGCTGACCTGCAGTAGTTTGTGCTCCAGTGTGGCCAGCTCCAGGTAGTGGGGCTCCTCCCGGGACACTCGGTCCAGACGTGTCCTCACCTCCTTCAGCTTCTGCTGGACTGACTCCATGCTGGCCTGGGCCTCCTGGACCAGACCCCTGGCCACCATGAAGGAGGTCTCCGCCTGATCGCAGAAGCAGAAGGTCCATTTCCAATAATGTGCAATTGAGTGTGCAGttctagtttgtgtgtgcatgtacctccttgggtcctgtgtgtgtgtgtgcttacctcGGTGACCCGGGCCTGGGCCTCTCGCACCTCATTGAGTCCTACAAACTCCTCGTAGCGCGCCCACCAGTAGTTTACCGTCGCCGTGGCGAACTGGGAAGACCTCTGACTCCAGTCCTTTCCCAGCATCCCTGCCTGCTGCAGGAGAAAAGGGGAGGCAAGTCAGACCCcttgtcatgcacacacacacacacacacacacacacacacacacacacacacacacacacacacacacacacacacacacacacacacacacacacacacacacacacacacacacacacacacacaggtagaggcAGGGGGGTGGAGCGAGCCTTCAGCTGTACCTTGAGAGCAACCAGGGAGCGCTCCTTCACCAACTCCCCCGCACCCTtgtctggaggtggaggggtaggggtagggttggggaggctgggggggctgATGGTGCTGTAGGCTAGGAGGGGTTGTTGGGGTCtccacaggagagagaggcggtACTGACAGCAGGTACCATGATGACTCCACCACAAGATCTGAGACCCCCTGGATCTGAAAACAAACATACCATGACTGATTACCCAAGCTCTTTCATAGAGGCTCAGTTCTAACTCTATCTTTAAGTCCTGACGTGTGTTATTTCAGCTCTATATAATGCTAGGAACTTGTTTAGATTCCAAGGGCAGTTGCACAATTTTGATTGAACACTCAATCTCAGCTTCAGTCGTTTGGATAAACGCTTTGGCTAAAATTTGACTTAATAAGATAAGTGATAGGATAGTGTAGATAAGTGTTGACCAGATGTCAACGTTAGTCTTACCTCATTGAGAATATGATGAAGGGAACTTCAGGTTGAAGGATTGCTGGAACAGTATGAGAACAGTTAGGACGGCTGTATTGACGCTAAATAACCCATACAGTGTTCATTACAGCCAGGAAAAACAGATACACGGCACAGTGGGCATTGGAACCGGAACTACTCACAAGTCTCCTACAACAATCTACTATGTTACTCTTAAATTGTTTAAATAAGCGCTTGTATCGTACATACATTTACTACATATCAGCAGCGACAAATCATGTGTGAAATATCTATACTCTAAAGATAATACATTAAAAATATTGACTGAATACAAGAGATGACCTACAAATTGTCTCACCtttgctctctatctctttgaCAGCTCACCGTTTCTAAGCGATTTTAAAGATACTTTCATGTTGGATTAACCCAATATCAGGTCAACGTATAGCTGGTCTTTATGTAAATACTGTTCAACAATTTTGATCTCAACAGAAGGCGGACCGAACTTCACACAGATCTGAGCGGTGCTAACGAGTTAGCTTAGCAACAACCCGGCATGCTGAGGAACACTTCCGGCATGTCAAGGCCATGCCCGTGACGTGCTTGGCTGCAGCAGGCTGATTGGACATGGAGTTTCTTGCGTTGAGCGAGGCCTCTAAATATGTAGCCTGGGGTACTACAGGCTGGACTAGTGCCATCAATATCTACGAATAAAACCCAATGCTCTTCGGGTTGAAAATGGCTTGTGAATTTGTGTGCAGCAAAAGGTCTTGTGGAAACTAAATTTGAACCATTACGTGGAATTGGGCTGCTCCCCATCAGGAAACCCATTAGCCTACCTAGATACGTAAAGTTTGTGTAGTGAAGTGAGCCAACTTTGTTGTTCCCATAAGTGCCAAATCGCAAATGTGAGtaagaaaatagctttatttcaATCAGTTGATGCATTTTAAAACTCGAATAGTAACAATTACAACTCTTGGGACTGAACGTCTTTAGCCACGCTGTCGTCCTTGGAGGAGCCCTTGGTCTTCTTGGGCAGCagcagagctatagagagagagagttgcgacacttccattggactccgttgtagcgcctacttctggggtatggagcctcgaatagttccaaacaaccattttacggcgtaggagaccgttcatttccattgctggccgccgattaacttctgaggtaaattgattaaatagctacctcttttgaattgtcaactgtctatattgtatcagaggccctttatgatgcatatactgatctttatttgtaaatgcacagcgtaattatatatatatattcatcttggtagacgaccttttgcttgctagtttgttagctcgacttcaccatctgtgaaggtatctccaggggtaaattgattaaatagctacctcttttgaatcgtcaactgtctatattgtatcaggacctttatgatgcatatcttcttgatatttatttgtatatgcacagcgtaattatatatatttttatcttggtagacgaccgattgcctgctagtttgttagctcgacttcaccatctgtgaaggtatctccaggggtaaattgattaaatagctacctcttttgaattgtctactgtctatattgtatcaggacctttatgatgcatatcttcttgatatttatttgtatatgcacagcgtaattatatatatttatatcttggtagacgaccgattgcctgctagtttgttagctcgactgcaccatgtgatggtatctacaccaacaatcacaaagttcagtactagtgaatctaacttttatttagttagttatttatgttggattactaggataatttaggttgatttaaggacgggttttatgatgcgatagctagtagaaataacagtgtttgtttaattatatcctggaaagggtgatgttcagcacatgaagccctacagatgccgccgactcaacaatgctgattatgatgggcggtcaatttaacctgtatggctttttcgttttaacttcttgttgactgaattgtttctctttcttagtgccaaattgattctctttcttagtgccaaattgattc belongs to Gadus morhua chromosome 13, gadMor3.0, whole genome shotgun sequence and includes:
- the ccdc51 gene encoding mitochondrial potassium channel, giving the protein MRSRGSQILWWSHHGTCCQYRLSLLWRPQQPLLAYSTISPPSLPNPTPTPPPPDKGAGELVKERSLVALKQAGMLGKDWSQRSSQFATATVNYWWARYEEFVGLNEVREAQARVTEAETSFMVARGLVQEAQASMESVQQKLKEVRTRLDRVSREEPHYLELATLEHKLLQEERRERSSYEGAEVSERQRFSLFSAAVRSSHEKERTRAERTKNWSLMGSLLGTVIGVVGSTYINRVRLQELKCLLQEAQKGPESLQEVLRVQAVDHRAQQGELQGLIDTLRGAVGHAQITPSQAPRTLPPVSPLVTLQPHLAQLEGGVAKLEKGVVGLEGGVSLLERGVTRVEEGLSRLEGGVAQLEGGMATFRTVVEVEEERRKSRRKIVESSRWEGAAAADVEVLRRLEEAREQLEEAVQRGSVMNSAVSVVAAAITVPLLYFLLRAAS